The genomic stretch TACCCCTCCCAAAACGGCCCAGACCCAGAGCCCCACGCCGCAGCGCCGCAACCCTCGGTTATCCCGGTCGCACTGCCGAACGGCGGCGCCCTCCGGTCCTCATCATTACCTCGAGCAGGGAATCGGCGCCGACCCTCATAGTCTTTCCCCGCCGGTGACCCTCTTCCTCTCCGTCTCCGCCTGCCGCCAGGTCGGATTAGGCCCATCGCCGTCTCGGATCCACCCCCcaacgcccccccccccccccccccccccaacacaCACCCGGGGCGCCCCGGCGCCGGTCCTTGCTCATCTTCCAGGGTTGTTAGTTTAATCGCAAATAGACCCGATTTATTCCCTATATATTTTATCTGTTATTATGCAGGACACGACGTCCAAAGAGCATGCTATGCTTTTGTCAGTGTTCCTTCCGTTTAAGTTTCTTTCCAAGGATTTAATCATTGTTGCAATCACTGCTTACTTCATTCGTGGAATTGTTGCTCTCTCGTAAGTCCAAATTTTCTTTGGAGAGCTTTTGCAGAAATGCTGTACTTAGTATTGTGCTTGTGAAGTTAAGACTTCTTGCATGTTCTTATGCAGTGCCACAGTTCTTCCTTCTATAAAACGTTTTCTTACAAAACAATGGAATTATAAGGAGGTTGTAAGGCAAACTCCACTTATCCACAGTATGTTCCTACTTTTTTGATGCTCACTCTTTTGCATCCAATTCTGTGTACCTCACGATATGCATCTATGTTTTTCAAGTACTATTCTAGAGCGCTATTGATTATATCTTCAGGATAGCTGGAACAAAAACGTGCTGGCAAAAAATTAGTAGATTGACTTTAGGGCATGCCATAATGAACCTAATCATCTTTTAGCATTGATTTTTTGGTAGGCTATTCATTACTATTTTTCCACTTCATTGTGGAATGGCATAGTTTTTCTCAGCCTGTGTGCCTAAGTTTGCACGAGTAGTATATCAAATATCAAAGGTAAAACAAATTTTCATATTTTATGAACAGTTAATGGGCATGGAAATACATTCTTGTTGACATCTTTCCTTTGGGGCATGAAAAGTTTGATTTTCTTTGTAAAGTTGAGATATTAGCATATTATACAAGATTTTGATTACTATATTCCTGTTATGGTCAATACAGTCTTTGGATTTGTTTTAACTTGGGACTTACACATGAAGGGTTCATCCTTACACTAGTTTGATGCAGCTGCCTTAATTTACAAATGCTTTGAATATGGTTTAAGTTCATGCATATCTGATTTCAGCAGTTTCAGTAGACTTCATCAAGTCATGGATTGTGGCTTCAATCCCTGGAATCTTCTTGTGCCTGTGGTATGTTGCTAACAAGCATTGTTTAGCAAACAATGTTTTGGGAATTTCTTCCCGTATCCAGGTTTGTTTTTATTAGTTATATTATGCATTTCTAAGAATTATGGACTAAAACCTTCTTAAATTTGATTTGTTCCCCCTCCAACTTGTAAATAACACTGTTATTTTTTAGGGGATCAACATGCTATCTGTGGGATCATTTAGGGCGGGTGGTATCCTCCTGGTATGGGCTTACTTTGCTTTAAACTtgtgtattttttattttcttgtggAATTTCGAAGAATACAACTTCATTGTCTGTCACAAATGCGTCTTTTCACCTCTGTGCAGTCATATTTTTTTCCTACAGATGCACCATGCAAAGTTATATTAATTTGAATCATATTTTTGTATTGGCtttattttaataataaaaagaacTGCATTTTATCCGTTTCATGAAACTCATTGTACTGCTATATTCCAATTCTATTTTCTTGCACTTAACGAATGTATTGTGGACTTGCATTTTAGATCTTACCTTTGTGATTACACTATCCCAATATACCATAATTTGGAATTTTGTACTGTTTACTATTTTAATGAAGTTGTTGAATCCTTGCATTTTAGCTGCATTACTGACATTTATTATGTTCGTTTTTATCTTTTATGGCTGAACGCTGAACTGGTGCTGATTTATTTACATGCATTAGTTACCAAATCATTCTCTGAATTTGATGTTGATGTGTAAATGCAACGTTCTTTTGTTATTAGTTCTGGCTGGAAGCGGAATTGATCCActgattttattatttttgagATGAAAGAAGAATTATACTAAAttgtagctgagtacatcctcaagTTACAAGCACTCTGGAATACAAATATATGGTACTCACGCATCGTATAGCTCCAAATCTCAATCCCGAACCCGTATAAAGAATCAAATGGATGACTGTGGCCAACATTCTTGTAGGCGGAACTTAGCCTAATCTTCTTGTTTCTTGTGTCTTCCTTCATCCTTATGCTACCGAAGAATAAGGAAAACCGAGCCAAATCTTTCCAACTCAAAACCAAATGTAATTGGCTTGAGGGGCAGACTTATTCAACCTAGTCCTTCATTGCGGTTAGATCTAACCACAACAAATTGGAGAAGAGACTAGAGAAAATTATTCCATGACAACATCAACATCGTCCCCGCCTCGATGTCGCTCATGCCAAGGAAGTTGCTGACGCCGTAGTCgccgccatcatcttcatcgaAGTCGCCATGGAGAGACCAAATCCACCCTACGTCCTCACTACCGCCGGGAAGGAAGAGGAGGAAACAAATCCCCAATTCCAAGAAACTTGGCATGgagaaaccctaaccctagactGGACTCGATCTACTAGAAACTATTTAGAAAGATGGGATCCTCACTCCGTCTGGCCTCCGGCAAGTTGCCGGAGGGGGAAGGGAGCGGGACCAATGGTGGGTGGAGGGCAAGGGCTGCGGCGGGCTGGCGACGGCGGCTCTCTTTTTCCTTTGCTGCTGGCGGTTCTTTAAGTCTGAATGATAGTGTTGACAGAAAAGACTgattttattttcatgcattagTTGCTAAATCATtctatgaatttgatatggaaaAAGTCTATATAACCCCCTCAACTGCTGAGGGTGGATTACTTCACACCCGAAATTTTATACTGAAGCATAACATATTATATGTTCTGTTATGTGGCTGCTAGGGTTGAGGGCTCGATTGGGATTGAGGGAGCAGCGGCTGATGGCGTGAACAGTACCCGCGGGTACTGTTCACAGGGAGGCGGCTGCGAGAGCGAGAGAGGAGGCTAGGGTTTTGGGCGCTAGGAACGCCAGCCGCGGGGCTCTGCCGACGGCCGGCAAGAGAAGGGATTTCCTTCTAATCTCTTTCTTGATTTTAGATTGATACATCTCTCATTATATAGAGAGGTTTACTTAACCCCTAAGCAAGCGACTAATTAACCCTAAATGGGCTAAGGCCCAATAGGCCCTTGACTCTTCTAACatgttcactgtgtagatctactcatgtggagtccaacaaaattggacTTTCtattttgtgatttttctgtggtttactatgatttttcaaagattcagcgaaaataattttaaaaaaaagacaaaaccaccgttATTGTAGCAAAACCACTGTCCAAAACCACTGAGGGGGTTATTTAACCGGTTTTGGAAAGATCAGGGGATAGAAAATTTGGTTTTATAGTTTAGCGGGTGAAGTAGTCCACTCTCAATAGTTGAggaggttatgtagactttttccaattTGATATTGATGTGTAAATGAATTTCGATGCACGGCATTTTCTGGGTGGTGTTCACTTCAGTTATGGTCAGGGTGGCTCCAATAGAGGTCATAGATCTTTATAGTGAACTTTTGGGAATAACATTATTAGTGGGTTCTTTTTAGTGTAATAATTCAACTAATCTGACTCTGCATTGCTATGCACAGCTTCTGTTCCCAGCTGCAGATGCTGCATGGTCATCCTCCATCACGCCTACCCTTGGTGACACTGTAATACCTGGTTAGTAATAGAATTATGTTCTTTCATTTGTGCAATATCACATTTTCGGATTGTTCTCCTGAAACTTTGCAATAGATGTTTCCTGATGAGAAGTAACATCAGCTTCCCTATTACTTAGGCCGTTAGGCATGCAACTTCATTTGACATAATCACCTGTATTTATAGAGACCTTAGTATAATTCTCGTATCATTGCAGCTCTCTCTTGTTGGTCTAAGAGGACAAAATAGTAACTATCAGCATTTTCTTAAAAACTAGGGGAGAGATTCTAACCGTAGCATTAAGACGTAGGTGGTGATAAACTGAATCCTGGTTGGCTGGGTGACAAACCCACTAGCCAATCTCAGGGACATTCTGTCATTTGGTTATTCTTTAGACTAGAGACAAGTGCAGTTTTGAAACTAGAACATTCACCAACTAGCCAATCTCAGGGACATTCTATCACTTGTTTATTCTTTAGACTAGAGACAAGTGCAGGTTTGAAACTAGAACATTTCCAATCAGAGCTGGATCCTGCTTGTTTAGCTGTTTTAGTTGCTCGGTTGCTCCATATGTGATCCAAGCACTCTTGTGCTGTTGCCAATATGATCAAGAAATGTTTGTGACCCAAGGGAATGAGACAGTATTCACCAATGGAAACAAATTATATTTTGAAGTTTGAACTGCCTCTTGTGTGCAATTCTGCATATTCGAGCAGTTGCTGCATCATCCAGCACATAATATGGATTTCTGCTTTTGGATTCCAGGTATATTTGTTGCACTTGCCCTGTGTATTGCTCTCCCAAAATGTAGCAAGAACCGTTTCTTTAATTGCGCATTATTGCGATACACTGTTGGTTTGACTGTGGCTATCATCATAATGAACTGGTTTCAAGCTGCACAGGTGAGTTATGTTACTCCTGATTTATgttatatttttaaataaaaatgcctttatcttttttttgggggggtggGGGTTGGGGGTTGGGGGGTGTTTGCAGCCTGCTCTACTATACGTTGTTCCTGGTGTGATTGGTCTTGTTGTTATTCGCTGGTTGTGGAATGGAGAAGTAAAACAGGTAAGTTAGGTAAATCTTTgacatattattttttgtactgtAGACATGCTAGCTATTTCCAGTCCTAAAATACTTGATTGATGGTATTCAGTGCCATGTCCTATTTGCGACTTTCATTTCATTAtcatctctgtttttttttttttggctcgcTGGAAGGACGGCACCAATCAGCTGATGGATAAAGTGTGGAATTGGAGCAACATGTATGGAACCAGACTGAAGAAATTTGATGGATGGGTTCTTCATCATACTACTAACGAGGATAGTAACAGCGGCGAGCATGATGCCGTGGCTCGCCCAGAGGATCACGAGGGTGGCTCTGAGGATGCCCACGGTGGCGAGGAAGATGCCTCAGCCCCCTTGGAGGATCATGGCTACAATGGCGAGGAAGATGCTGCAGCCTCCTTGGAGGATGATGATGGTGACCAGGATGATCGTGCAGCAGCCTCGGAGGATAGCGACGATACATTGTGCCACTTGGCCATCGCGCGGTGCAGGTGTTGGCCATTCGTGCAAACTTCCCTGTTTGTGCTATCAACGGGTACAACTGTGAAGTAGGCCAGTGCATCTACAGGCCACACGAGGGGGAAGTACAAGAGGTATATACTAGCTACCTTATATTATCTACTAATTAATGGTCTTATATATGCTTGATGTCTCTAATATATGCTATTAATAATAAATTAAAACCCTTCACATTCATGCTTGCAGGAAGGAATGGTCGATTTGGTCCCTATTGGACCCCGTAGTGTTTTCACGGCTTATGGCGTCTTCGCCTTGGAAGTTTTCCATTACATTACTAGAGCCAACAACACTACCACAACTGGCAATGAGGGGTCTAGTAGGGTTCGTTCACCGATCAGAAAGGA from Sorghum bicolor cultivar BTx623 chromosome 3, Sorghum_bicolor_NCBIv3, whole genome shotgun sequence encodes the following:
- the LOC8082489 gene encoding signal peptide peptidase 2 — protein: MLLSVFLPFKFLSKDLIIVAITAYFIRGIVALSATVLPSIKRFLTKQWNYKEVVRQTPLIHTVSVDFIKSWIVASIPGIFLCLWYVANKHCLANNVLGISSRIQGINMLSVGSFRAGGILLLLFPAADAAWSSSITPTLGDTVIPGIFVALALCIALPKCSKNRFFNCALLRYTVGLTVAIIIMNWFQAAQPALLYVVPGVIGLVVIRWLWNGEVKQDGTNQLMDKVWNWSNMYGTRLKKFDGWVLHHTTNEDSNSGEHDAVARPEDHEGGSEDAHGGEEDASAPLEDHGYNGEEDAAASLEDDDGDQDDRAAASEDSDDTLCHLAIARCRCWPFVQTSLFVLSTGTTVK